From Deinococcus aquaticus, one genomic window encodes:
- a CDS encoding OFA family MFS transporter codes for MGFLDREHSVAGSNWTRWLVPPAALAVHLSIGQIYGYSVFNKPLSRLISGDLTAETGAPGDWSLFQVGLIFSVALFFLGASSAIFGKWVEREGPRKTMFASALLFCGGFFVAALGVKLHSLPLVIFGNGVLGGIGLGLGYISPVSTLIKWFPDRPGLATGMAIMGFGGGALIGSPLGTALMTRFAGDGTLGVGTTFLIMGAVYLLFMLFGAFLIRVPAEGWTPAGWTPKPQAPGGMISSHNVLVDQAFRTPQFWLLFAVLFLNVTAGIGVLGQASVMIQEMFSDRVLGAGNGVTAAAAAGFVGLLSIFNMAGRFIWSSTSDRIGRKPTYMIFFALGAVLYFLIPMFGNMGSLVLFVAGFCVIMSMYGGGFATIPAYLRDMFGTANVGAIHGRLLLAWSAAAIVGPSLVNGFRDSQIKAGIPAAQAYSTTMYIMAALLVVGFVANLMVRPVAEKFWAQNRAPAASHD; via the coding sequence ACCCGCTGGCTGGTCCCGCCCGCCGCGCTGGCCGTACACCTGAGCATCGGGCAGATCTACGGGTACTCGGTGTTCAACAAGCCCCTCTCCCGCCTGATCAGCGGCGACCTGACCGCCGAGACCGGTGCGCCCGGCGACTGGTCCCTGTTCCAGGTGGGCCTGATCTTCAGCGTGGCCCTGTTTTTCCTGGGAGCCAGCAGCGCCATCTTCGGCAAGTGGGTGGAACGCGAGGGGCCGCGCAAGACCATGTTCGCCAGCGCCCTGCTGTTCTGCGGCGGATTCTTCGTCGCGGCGCTCGGCGTGAAACTGCACTCGCTGCCACTCGTGATCTTCGGGAACGGCGTGCTGGGCGGCATCGGGCTGGGCCTGGGGTACATCAGCCCGGTCAGCACGCTGATCAAGTGGTTCCCGGACCGGCCGGGACTGGCGACCGGCATGGCCATCATGGGCTTCGGCGGCGGCGCCCTGATCGGCAGTCCGCTGGGCACCGCACTCATGACCCGTTTTGCCGGGGATGGCACGCTGGGCGTCGGCACGACCTTCCTGATCATGGGGGCCGTGTACCTGCTGTTCATGCTGTTCGGCGCGTTCCTGATCCGCGTGCCCGCCGAGGGCTGGACGCCCGCCGGGTGGACCCCGAAACCGCAGGCTCCGGGCGGCATGATCTCCTCTCACAACGTGCTGGTCGATCAGGCGTTCCGCACGCCGCAGTTCTGGCTGCTGTTCGCCGTGCTGTTCCTGAACGTCACAGCCGGGATCGGCGTGCTCGGGCAGGCCAGCGTGATGATTCAGGAGATGTTCAGTGACCGCGTCCTGGGCGCCGGGAACGGCGTGACGGCCGCCGCCGCCGCCGGCTTCGTAGGCCTGCTGAGCATCTTCAACATGGCCGGGCGGTTCATCTGGTCCTCGACCAGCGACCGCATCGGGCGCAAGCCCACGTACATGATCTTCTTCGCGCTGGGCGCCGTGCTGTACTTCCTGATTCCCATGTTCGGCAACATGGGCAGCCTGGTGCTGTTCGTGGCGGGCTTCTGCGTGATCATGAGCATGTACGGCGGCGGGTTCGCCACCATTCCCGCGTACCTGCGGGACATGTTCGGCACCGCGAACGTCGGCGCGATCCACGGCCGCCTGCTGCTCGCCTGGAGTGCCGCCGCCATCGTCGGCCCCAGCCTCGTGAACGGCTTCCGCGACAGTCAGATCAAGGCCGGGATTCCCGCCGCGCAGGCGTACAGCACCACCATGTACATCATGGCCGCGCTGCTGGTCGTGGGGTTTGTGGCCAACCTGATGGTCCGCCCCGTCGCCGAGAAGTTCTGGGCCCAGAACCGCGCGCCCGCCGCCAGCCACGACTAA
- a CDS encoding alpha/beta fold hydrolase produces MTTDPAPTIPPATPAPAPVPPRRRPLLSPRVRAWVIAGVSLLGGYLIATARQAVVRPPLVVGQDAVPPSGQDAAHVTLENVGGPVIDIRPAQGEAETLLIYYPGGLVRPQAYEWLGRALAARGVQTVIPAFPLDLAVTGINRADGLIGQYGQGKRVVIAGHSLGGAMAAQYAANNADALAGLILMAAYPAGNVSLKDRTLPVLSLLAERDAVAAPDDVRGGLERLPGGTTLTVIPGAVHSFFGRYGPQKGDGLPTVTHAQAEGEILNAVQDFLTGLK; encoded by the coding sequence GTGACCACCGATCCTGCGCCCACGATCCCACCTGCCACCCCGGCACCTGCTCCGGTCCCCCCCCGGCGTCGTCCGCTCCTCTCGCCCCGCGTGCGGGCGTGGGTGATCGCGGGGGTCTCGCTGCTGGGCGGGTACCTGATCGCCACGGCGCGGCAGGCGGTCGTGCGGCCCCCGCTGGTCGTTGGGCAGGACGCTGTGCCCCCCTCCGGCCAGGACGCGGCGCACGTGACGCTGGAGAACGTGGGCGGCCCCGTCATCGATATCCGGCCTGCGCAGGGCGAGGCAGAGACGCTGCTGATCTACTACCCCGGCGGACTGGTGCGCCCGCAGGCGTACGAGTGGCTGGGCCGCGCGCTGGCCGCCCGGGGCGTGCAGACGGTCATCCCCGCCTTCCCGCTGGACCTCGCCGTGACCGGTATTAACCGCGCGGACGGTCTGATCGGGCAGTACGGCCAGGGCAAGCGCGTGGTGATCGCCGGGCACTCGCTGGGCGGCGCGATGGCCGCGCAGTACGCCGCGAACAACGCCGACGCGCTCGCGGGCCTGATCCTGATGGCCGCGTACCCCGCCGGGAACGTCAGCCTGAAAGACCGGACGCTGCCCGTGCTGTCACTGCTGGCCGAACGGGACGCTGTGGCCGCCCCCGACGACGTGCGCGGCGGCCTGGAACGCCTGCCCGGCGGCACGACCCTGACCGTCATTCCCGGCGCCGTCCACTCGTTCTTCGGACGGTACGGCCCGCAGAAGGGCGACGGCCTGCCCACCGTCACGCACGCGCAGGCGGAAGGCGAGATTCTGAACGCCGTGCAGGACTTCCTGACCGGACTGAAATGA
- a CDS encoding MFS transporter small subunit, which yields MTRSTPEPTEQLSPVIYLTWLVPGIPLVWGVWQTLIKVAQLFQ from the coding sequence ATGACCCGTTCCACCCCCGAACCCACCGAACAGCTGTCTCCCGTGATCTACCTGACGTGGCTGGTGCCCGGCATTCCCCTGGTCTGGGGCGTCTGGCAGACGCTGATCAAGGTCGCGCAACTGTTCCAGTAA
- a CDS encoding excinuclease ABC subunit UvrA, translating into MNDLPSSSRDGSPRDDRPRDGFVQVRGAREHNLKNVDVDLPRDALVVFTGVSGSGKSSLAFGTLYAEAQRRYLDSVSPYARRLFNQLGTPDVDRIDGLPPAVALQQGRGVTSARSSVGSLTTLNNVLRLLYSRAGDYPAGQGIIYAEGFSPNTPEGACPECHGLGRVFAVTEESMVPDPSLTIRERAVAAWPTAWAGQNQRDILVTLDYDVDTPWQDLPREARDWILFTDEQPQVPVYPGLTPEETRRAVKRRAEPSYLGTFTSARRHVLHTFANSGSESMKRRAASFMVIRECPVCHGKRLTRAALGVTFAGLDIMEFSRLPLRRAAELLAPAAAGQTARPDGTPRPPEEALALTRLAADLCARVDVLERLGLGYLTLERGTPTLSPGELQRLRLATQLYSNLFGVVYVLDEPSAGLHPADTEALLGALDRLKAGGNSLFVVEHEPGVIRHADWIVDVGPHAGQHGGQVLYSGPPAGLRDVPDSLTARHLFGPPAPLLGVRRDPTGWLDLRGVTRNNLSGVDVRLPLGVLTAVTGVSGSGKSSLITQALADLLGAHLGREIAPVEAGADPADLLTADDAPAPTQGTLGGDVGRVRRLVQVTQAPIGRTPRSNLATYTGLFDHVRRLFAATPLARERRYSAGRFSFNVKGGRCEHCQGEGFVTVELLFLPSVYAPCPVCHGTRFKAATLEVTWNGLNIAQVLNLTVDAAAQVFADEAPVHRALSTLQEVGLGYLRLGQPATELSGGEAQRVKLATELQKAVRGHTVYLLDEPTTGLHPSDVERLGAQLRRLVDAGHTVMVVEHDLGVIAASDWVVDLGPGAGEEGGQIVAQGTPEQVARASGSRTAPYLRRELDGRAQPAPT; encoded by the coding sequence ATGAACGACCTTCCATCCTCCTCTCGCGACGGCTCCCCGCGCGACGACCGGCCGCGCGACGGGTTCGTGCAGGTGCGCGGCGCGCGGGAGCACAACCTGAAGAACGTGGACGTGGACCTGCCCCGCGACGCGCTGGTGGTGTTCACGGGCGTGTCGGGGTCCGGGAAGTCCTCGCTGGCGTTCGGGACGCTGTACGCCGAGGCGCAGCGCCGCTACCTGGATTCCGTGTCGCCGTACGCGCGGCGGCTGTTCAATCAGCTGGGCACGCCGGACGTGGACCGCATCGACGGCCTGCCGCCCGCCGTGGCGTTGCAGCAGGGGCGGGGCGTCACGTCGGCGCGCAGCAGTGTGGGCAGCCTGACCACCCTGAACAACGTGCTGCGCCTGCTGTACTCCCGCGCGGGGGACTACCCGGCGGGGCAGGGCATCATCTACGCCGAGGGGTTCTCGCCGAACACGCCGGAGGGCGCCTGCCCGGAATGCCATGGGCTGGGCCGCGTGTTCGCCGTGACCGAGGAGAGCATGGTCCCGGACCCGTCCCTGACCATCCGCGAGCGGGCCGTGGCGGCGTGGCCGACCGCGTGGGCCGGGCAGAACCAGCGCGACATTCTGGTCACGCTGGACTACGACGTGGACACCCCCTGGCAGGACCTGCCGCGCGAGGCCCGCGACTGGATTCTGTTCACGGACGAGCAGCCGCAGGTGCCGGTGTACCCGGGTCTGACGCCCGAGGAGACGCGCCGGGCCGTGAAACGCCGCGCCGAGCCGTCGTACCTGGGCACGTTCACGTCCGCGCGGCGGCACGTGCTGCACACGTTCGCGAACAGCGGCAGCGAGAGCATGAAGCGCCGGGCGGCGTCGTTCATGGTGATCCGCGAGTGCCCCGTCTGCCACGGCAAGCGGCTGACCCGCGCGGCCCTGGGCGTGACGTTTGCCGGGCTGGACATCATGGAGTTCTCGCGCCTGCCGCTGCGCCGCGCCGCCGAACTGCTCGCCCCCGCGGCCGCCGGGCAGACGGCCCGCCCGGACGGCACTCCCCGCCCGCCCGAGGAGGCGCTGGCTCTGACCCGGCTGGCCGCCGACCTGTGCGCCCGCGTGGACGTGCTGGAACGCCTGGGCCTGGGCTACCTGACCCTGGAACGCGGCACGCCCACCCTGTCGCCCGGCGAACTGCAACGCCTGCGGCTGGCCACGCAGCTGTACTCGAACCTGTTCGGGGTGGTGTACGTGCTGGACGAACCCTCTGCCGGGCTGCATCCCGCCGACACCGAGGCGCTGCTGGGCGCCCTGGACCGCCTGAAAGCCGGTGGGAACTCGCTGTTCGTGGTGGAACACGAGCCGGGCGTGATCCGCCACGCCGACTGGATCGTGGATGTCGGCCCGCATGCCGGGCAGCACGGCGGGCAGGTACTGTACAGCGGTCCCCCGGCGGGCCTGCGGGACGTGCCGGACTCCCTGACCGCCCGGCACCTCTTCGGGCCGCCCGCACCTTTGCTAGGCGTGCGCCGCGACCCGACCGGCTGGCTGGACCTGCGCGGCGTGACCCGCAACAACCTGAGCGGCGTGGACGTGCGCCTGCCACTGGGCGTTCTGACGGCCGTGACGGGCGTCAGCGGCTCCGGGAAGTCCAGCCTGATCACCCAGGCCCTCGCGGACCTGCTGGGCGCCCACCTGGGCCGCGAGATAGCCCCAGTCGAAGCTGGCGCCGACCCGGCCGATCTGCTGACTGCCGACGACGCCCCCGCCCCCACGCAGGGCACCCTGGGCGGCGATGTGGGACGCGTGCGGCGGCTGGTGCAGGTCACGCAGGCACCCATCGGGCGCACGCCGCGCAGCAACCTCGCCACGTACACCGGCCTGTTCGACCACGTACGCCGCCTGTTCGCCGCGACGCCCCTGGCCCGGGAGCGCCGCTACAGCGCGGGCCGCTTCTCGTTCAACGTGAAGGGCGGCCGCTGCGAACACTGCCAGGGCGAGGGCTTCGTGACCGTGGAACTGCTGTTCCTGCCGTCCGTATATGCGCCCTGTCCCGTCTGCCACGGCACCCGCTTTAAAGCCGCCACGCTGGAGGTCACCTGGAACGGCCTGAACATCGCGCAGGTGCTGAACCTCACCGTGGACGCCGCCGCGCAGGTGTTCGCAGACGAGGCCCCCGTCCACCGCGCCCTGAGCACCCTTCAGGAGGTCGGCCTGGGCTACCTGCGCCTCGGGCAGCCTGCCACGGAACTCTCGGGCGGCGAGGCGCAGCGCGTGAAACTGGCGACCGAACTCCAGAAGGCCGTGCGCGGCCACACCGTGTACCTGCTGGACGAACCCACCACCGGCCTGCACCCCAGCGACGTGGAACGCCTGGGCGCGCAGCTGCGCCGCCTCGTGGACGCCGGGCATACCGTCATGGTCGTCGAGCACGACCTGGGCGTGATCGCCGCAAGTGACTGGGTCGTGGACCTCGGCCCCGGCGCGGGAGAGGAGGGCGGTCAGATCGTGGCCCAGGGCACCCCCGAACAGGTCGCCAGGGCAAGTGGCAGCCGCACCGCACCGTACCTGCGCCGCGAACTGGACGGACGCGCGCAGCCCGCCCCGACCTGA